A genome region from Crossiella equi includes the following:
- a CDS encoding polyprenyl synthetase family protein has product MLLRQEVFLPAHVEAGLTEALTDFLHRRGTEDVAAGLDPAVVDALTGLALAGGKRLRPAFAWWGWCAGGGAPDAAEVVRALVALELLQCSALVHDDVMDRSRTRRGQPTAHLRFARAHRSAGWSGDADRFGDGVAILVGDLALAWADDALATAGLAADELCRARRPWQAMRTEMIAGQYLDLRAHAKGEDALPALLRVARLKTASYTVERPLQLGLALAGAPAPVVERLREYGRALGVAFQLRDDLLGVFGDPAVTGKPVSDDLREGKRTPLLVTGRRLAERAGHTEASALLGAILDGGGAFPVDESTVDSVRATLEHVGAVAAIEEMVNEHTATALAALAKANLTEPVTRRLGTLARTLTRRDH; this is encoded by the coding sequence GTGCTCCTGCGCCAGGAGGTCTTCCTCCCCGCCCACGTCGAGGCCGGGCTGACCGAGGCGCTCACCGACTTCCTGCACCGCCGCGGCACCGAGGACGTGGCCGCCGGGCTGGACCCCGCCGTGGTGGACGCCCTCACCGGGCTGGCCCTGGCCGGGGGCAAGCGGCTCCGGCCCGCCTTCGCCTGGTGGGGCTGGTGCGCCGGGGGCGGCGCCCCGGACGCGGCCGAGGTGGTGCGGGCACTGGTGGCCCTGGAGCTGTTGCAGTGCAGCGCACTCGTGCACGACGACGTGATGGACCGCTCCCGCACCCGGCGCGGCCAGCCGACCGCGCACCTGCGCTTCGCCCGCGCCCACCGGAGCGCGGGCTGGTCCGGGGACGCGGACCGCTTCGGCGACGGCGTGGCCATCCTGGTCGGCGACCTCGCGCTGGCCTGGGCCGACGACGCGCTGGCCACCGCCGGGCTGGCCGCGGACGAGCTGTGCCGGGCGCGGCGGCCCTGGCAGGCCATGCGCACCGAGATGATCGCCGGGCAGTACCTGGACCTGCGGGCACACGCCAAGGGTGAGGACGCGCTGCCCGCCCTGCTCCGCGTGGCCCGGCTGAAGACCGCGAGCTACACCGTGGAGCGCCCGTTGCAGCTGGGCCTGGCGCTGGCCGGGGCCCCCGCACCGGTGGTCGAGCGGCTGCGCGAGTACGGCCGGGCCCTGGGGGTGGCCTTCCAGCTGCGCGACGACCTGCTCGGGGTGTTCGGCGACCCGGCGGTCACCGGCAAGCCCGTCAGCGACGACCTCCGCGAGGGCAAGCGCACCCCGCTGCTGGTCACCGGCAGGCGCCTGGCCGAGCGCGCCGGGCACACCGAGGCCTCGGCGCTGCTGGGCGCGATCCTGGACGGCGGTGGCGCGTTCCCCGTCGATGAGTCCACTGTGGACAGTGTGCGGGCGACGCTGGAGCACGTGGGCGCGGTGGCCGCGATCGAGGAGATGGTCAACGAGCACACCGCGACCGCCCTGGCCGCGCTGGCGAAGGCGAACCTCACCGAGCCGGTCACCCGGCGGCTGGGTACGTTGG
- a CDS encoding oxygenase MpaB family protein, with product MSTPGPGSLHWLYSGDRRSLLLLGRVGLLELMYPPLGAGVVRHSASYTEPWARTLRSIPQIAGVVYDGDRAEDTAAGIRDLHHGVKGTDEHGERYHALDPDTWFWAHATMFDVTLQVIEVFDRPLSPAARERFYAESVAVYRRYGVSDRPVPATYAEFQAYFDRVCAERLELTPAARGLLAFVAEPRSMNQPWLPKPLWWVLAPVVGKVIWFLTRGLLPPVVRERVGADWRPVDERRFRGLARVVAAVWPRLPAALRYYPRARAAFARHPEFYRKSHRTGRVGPVADARSGTGG from the coding sequence ATGTCCACTCCGGGTCCCGGCTCCCTGCACTGGCTCTACTCCGGTGACCGCCGCTCGCTGCTGCTGCTCGGCCGCGTCGGCCTGCTGGAACTGATGTACCCGCCCCTGGGCGCCGGGGTGGTGCGGCACTCCGCGTCCTACACCGAGCCCTGGGCGCGCACGCTGCGGTCCATCCCGCAGATCGCCGGGGTGGTCTACGACGGCGACCGGGCCGAGGACACCGCGGCCGGGATCCGCGACCTGCACCACGGGGTCAAGGGCACCGACGAGCACGGTGAGCGCTACCACGCGCTCGACCCGGACACCTGGTTCTGGGCGCACGCCACCATGTTCGACGTCACGCTCCAGGTCATCGAGGTCTTCGACCGGCCGCTGTCCCCGGCCGCGCGGGAGCGCTTCTACGCCGAGTCGGTGGCGGTCTACCGGCGCTACGGCGTCAGCGACCGGCCGGTGCCCGCCACCTACGCGGAGTTCCAGGCCTACTTCGACCGCGTGTGCGCCGAGCGGCTGGAGCTCACCCCGGCCGCGCGCGGGCTGCTCGCCTTCGTCGCCGAGCCCCGGTCCATGAACCAGCCTTGGCTGCCCAAGCCGCTGTGGTGGGTGCTCGCGCCGGTGGTGGGCAAGGTGATCTGGTTCCTCACCCGGGGCCTGCTGCCGCCGGTGGTGCGCGAGCGGGTCGGCGCGGACTGGCGGCCGGTCGACGAACGACGCTTCCGCGGGCTCGCCCGGGTGGTCGCCGCGGTGTGGCCCCGGCTGCCCGCCGCCCTCCGGTACTACCCGAGAGCGCGTGCCGCCTTCGCCCGGCACCCCGAGTTCTACCGGAAGTCCCACCGAACCGGCAGGGTTGGCCCGGTCGCGGATGCGCGTTCCGGTACCGGGGGTTAG
- a CDS encoding GAF and ANTAR domain-containing protein: MGTDEGRQVSAERREHLRARLDGYHSPAAVLRGVCELCVAELTISGARIRVLGGTRANGGGALLHSTDELGTRLDDLANTTGTGPCVDAFTSGRPVLVPDLADDGLRWPGFTPDAVRAGAGAVFSFPLQVGAVRLGVLELHRRTTGSLAPAELTDALLLADVATDTIFHDLHGEGPMSLPALVDIQAEVHQATGMVAVTLGVSLPEAFLRLRGHAFARHKSLTEVARDIIERRLRLNPGE; this comes from the coding sequence GTGGGCACCGACGAAGGGCGGCAGGTGAGCGCGGAACGGCGTGAGCACCTGCGCGCCCGGCTCGACGGGTACCACAGCCCCGCCGCCGTGTTGCGCGGGGTCTGTGAGCTCTGCGTCGCCGAGCTCACGATCTCCGGAGCCAGGATCCGGGTGCTGGGTGGCACCCGGGCCAATGGCGGTGGCGCCCTGCTGCACAGCACCGACGAGCTCGGCACGCGACTGGACGACCTCGCCAACACCACCGGCACCGGCCCCTGTGTGGACGCCTTCACCTCCGGCCGGCCGGTGCTCGTCCCCGACCTGGCCGATGACGGCCTCCGCTGGCCGGGCTTCACCCCGGACGCGGTGCGCGCGGGTGCCGGCGCGGTGTTCTCCTTCCCGCTCCAGGTGGGCGCCGTCCGGCTGGGCGTGCTGGAGCTGCACCGGCGCACCACCGGATCGCTGGCCCCGGCCGAGCTGACCGACGCCCTGCTGCTGGCCGACGTCGCCACCGACACGATCTTCCACGACTTGCACGGCGAGGGCCCGATGTCCTTGCCCGCACTGGTCGACATCCAGGCGGAGGTGCACCAGGCGACCGGTATGGTCGCGGTCACGCTGGGCGTGAGCCTGCCGGAGGCGTTCCTGCGCCTGCGCGGGCACGCCTTCGCCCGCCACAAGTCGCTGACCGAGGTCGCCAGAGATATCATTGAGCGCCGCTTGCGGCTGAATCCCGGGGAGTGA
- a CDS encoding RGCVC family protein, producing MVSDLHLITSLRRALRRGPGPIRPVAVELVTGCQACAHPRHRHDTVAERYCAASVANGLDRPCVCRPGEPG from the coding sequence TTGGTCTCGGACCTTCACCTCATCACGTCCCTGCGGCGCGCGTTGCGCCGCGGCCCCGGCCCGATCCGCCCGGTCGCCGTCGAGCTGGTCACCGGGTGCCAGGCGTGCGCCCACCCCCGGCACCGCCACGACACGGTCGCGGAGCGGTACTGCGCGGCCTCGGTGGCCAACGGCCTGGACCGCCCGTGCGTGTGCCGCCCGGGCGAGCCCGGGTAG
- a CDS encoding ANTAR domain-containing protein, whose translation MERELENTHTGTLREHRVARAFVTLADTLVDEFDLSEFLHMLVEHCVDLLDIGAAGVLLTDQRGGIRVAAASSERAQLLELFAADTQGGPCVECVLTGRPVASTDLAADAARWPRFAVAAQECGFAATHALPMRLRRDVIGALSLLGTTPGSVDPVAAGLGQALADVATIGILQQRTIGQAEAVAEQLQTALNSRVIIEQAKGMLAAHSGTLTPEEAFTALRGYARARRGSLSETARHVIEGAADIAAIISHGIR comes from the coding sequence ATGGAACGCGAGCTGGAGAACACGCACACCGGCACGCTGCGGGAACACCGGGTCGCACGGGCGTTCGTCACCCTGGCCGACACCCTGGTCGACGAGTTCGACCTCAGCGAGTTCCTGCACATGCTGGTGGAGCACTGCGTGGACCTGCTGGACATCGGTGCCGCCGGCGTCCTGCTCACCGACCAGCGCGGCGGCATCCGGGTAGCGGCTGCCTCCTCCGAGCGCGCCCAGCTGCTGGAGCTGTTCGCCGCCGACACCCAGGGCGGGCCGTGCGTGGAGTGTGTGCTCACCGGGCGGCCGGTGGCCAGCACCGACCTGGCCGCGGACGCCGCGCGGTGGCCCCGGTTCGCCGTCGCGGCGCAGGAGTGCGGGTTCGCCGCCACCCACGCCCTGCCCATGCGCCTGCGCCGTGACGTGATCGGGGCGCTGTCCCTGCTGGGCACCACACCGGGCAGCGTGGACCCGGTCGCCGCGGGCCTGGGCCAGGCCCTGGCCGACGTCGCCACCATCGGCATCCTGCAGCAGCGCACCATCGGCCAGGCCGAGGCCGTCGCCGAACAGCTCCAGACCGCGCTCAACAGCCGGGTGATCATCGAACAGGCCAAGGGCATGCTCGCCGCCCACAGCGGCACCCTCACCCCTGAAGAGGCGTTCACCGCACTGCGCGGCTACGCCCGGGCCCGCCGGGGCAGCCTGTCCGAGACCGCCCGCCACGTCATCGAGGGGGCCGCCGACATCGCCGCCATCATCAGCCACGGCATCCGATAG
- a CDS encoding DUF5994 family protein: protein MDSRPLSAAPEPTPPPYRPELRLAMKPGTADRGLVDGGWWPWTTEPVAEFPALVMALSSWVGPARQVGYRPDAWGLAEPRLTVEDWVVRLVGSPFLPAGTVTLTGPNLKRVRLVVVPPDTPSGLARAVLRSAAGKHTTASAEDILAANGVPLLPRTGTQ from the coding sequence ATGGACTCAAGACCGCTGAGCGCCGCCCCGGAACCGACCCCGCCTCCTTACCGCCCTGAGCTCCGGCTGGCGATGAAACCCGGTACCGCGGACCGCGGCCTCGTCGACGGCGGCTGGTGGCCGTGGACGACCGAACCCGTCGCCGAGTTCCCCGCGCTGGTCATGGCGCTGAGCTCGTGGGTCGGCCCCGCCCGGCAGGTTGGCTACCGGCCGGACGCCTGGGGACTCGCCGAACCCCGGCTGACCGTGGAGGACTGGGTGGTGCGGCTGGTGGGCTCGCCCTTCCTGCCCGCGGGCACGGTCACCCTGACCGGCCCGAACCTGAAACGTGTCCGGCTCGTGGTGGTACCGCCCGACACCCCGTCCGGCCTCGCGCGGGCGGTGCTCCGGTCCGCGGCGGGCAAGCACACCACCGCCTCCGCCGAGGACATCCTCGCCGCGAACGGTGTCCCACTCCTCCCACGGACAGGAACCCAGTGA
- a CDS encoding STAS domain-containing protein — protein sequence MVEVTGEIDLATVPTLTAALDLTRREAQRSPLIVEVVVDLRRVDFLSATGIGEVVRAWGRCYLAAVPMYVVADQRAIIRPLLLTGLADLLGLRAAPAAAGEHRSTPSQDRRRLAQLDRLRLPGRAAR from the coding sequence GTGGTCGAGGTCACGGGGGAGATCGACCTGGCCACCGTGCCGACGCTCACCGCGGCGCTGGACCTCACCCGGAGGGAAGCCCAGAGATCCCCGCTGATCGTGGAGGTCGTGGTCGACCTGCGCCGCGTGGACTTCCTCAGCGCCACCGGCATCGGCGAGGTCGTCCGCGCATGGGGCCGCTGCTACCTGGCTGCGGTACCGATGTACGTCGTGGCGGACCAGCGCGCGATCATCAGGCCGCTGCTGCTCACCGGCCTGGCCGACCTCCTCGGGCTGCGCGCCGCCCCCGCCGCGGCCGGCGAGCACCGGTCCACACCCAGCCAGGACCGCCGCCGCCTGGCCCAGCTCGACCGGCTGCGGTTGCCGGGACGGGCCGCCCGCTAG
- a CDS encoding DUF5994 family protein: protein MSPTSAGTAAARLRLKPEIAASGHVDGAWWPRTTEPASEFPDLVRAASARLGVISRISYNPDVWEAAADRMTVHGQNVAVTGFRSLQPNTVRLNGPDRWLVSLLVIPPGTPDRQAEAVLAAAADPWTLLAVPDLLNAHGIPSDLVRDTIPRQR from the coding sequence ATGAGCCCGACCTCAGCCGGCACCGCGGCAGCCCGACTGCGGCTCAAGCCGGAGATCGCGGCCAGCGGACACGTCGACGGTGCCTGGTGGCCCCGGACCACCGAGCCCGCCAGCGAGTTCCCGGACCTGGTACGCGCCGCGAGCGCCCGGCTCGGCGTGATCAGCCGGATCAGCTACAACCCCGATGTGTGGGAAGCGGCCGCGGACCGCATGACGGTGCACGGCCAGAACGTGGCCGTCACCGGTTTCCGCTCGCTGCAGCCGAACACGGTGCGGCTCAACGGGCCGGACCGCTGGCTGGTGAGCCTGCTCGTGATCCCGCCGGGCACCCCGGACCGGCAGGCCGAGGCGGTCCTGGCCGCCGCTGCCGACCCGTGGACCCTGTTGGCGGTGCCGGATCTGCTCAACGCCCACGGCATCCCCAGCGACCTCGTCCGGGACACCATCCCCAGACAGCGCTGA